In Notolabrus celidotus isolate fNotCel1 chromosome 22, fNotCel1.pri, whole genome shotgun sequence, one genomic interval encodes:
- the LOC117806104 gene encoding tudor domain-containing protein 6 gives MCSIPGLPTPGSEVSVLVTRVNPNSSWGLVELWVNIGHERNPIYAQMREEIQIPKRKFNGCEGKPADLCLVCISDTWHRARIVSSQSETYNVFLIDQGQLHITTNEALAWGQSDCFLLPPEMKSCILANVLSLEDTWSEKASNILKSLHGKSLKGLVQHVLMPERFILLDIPTVSKHMSMLGIAKKVPADEFKCLVQERLYLQKGVAPEVHLNVSLQAGKNPQYYYPELLTETFETVNVTEVYSPHSIFCKIKILTKAVKNISEQIQQHYEAGLDFEDAQPRTCGDPCAAKGKNSRWNRSLLKENMKSNGSVEVLHVDEGKTELVPVDDIKPLHEEFLKMPVFTYPCSMDGVENNGTGWTTEQTDYLKSLLLNQTVMAKLNSHDILQDVYNVTLHAFNGECINSNFTAKTGILSPLKTEEDSKVPAVLSSLCSHGDEQSVDLSKDDVNIDALQEETLPRTKDLDVNGRAADLDTSDVIYIQESSEHADPVVPSNSRHHAGFHYVMQNADDPDDVYTVGRSINVKVSCIESLQKFWCQTADNSDLLKHLMQDLQNHYESNHPGPLVESICVARNPDNNMWSRARIIASHHSPVVDVRFIDYGHTRKVPLQDVRPIDPAFLRLHAQAFQCCLFNLKNPSNPTAISGTDAALEEFMKFMDWSALSNTGLKCIVKAVTSDEDGVPLNVVDIEASSESACKRLAEIFAQAETPVPIPPEMQSDAYNYSTHNIDVGAKEAVHVTSSNSVNHLYCQLNRNSSLLDKVMENVKQLIGQSKCTGHPLRLNSICFAKYTDNQWYRGQVVEMSPKLKVKLVDYGDTLALNESDVRPFPTEAGIARSAPVQAVPLGLYNVPAEVPQEVNQWFADEAIGCNFTISVVAKEANGKLIVELFVGSLNVNKKVREMIHMTQQKVAKGLIQKTNQQLYISSTHTDVPNGDCLVEELMTQTVIPKMAEGDQANKSNAMCCGDQLHECSQSVTYATQDDLEITLDSHLTLDVILEASESVLTETFIQDGDSDSKLIKHSPPSCPEGNLNICMYQKPNISPNKTEDVYASCIVGPNHFWCQYANTEDLNLVSRLAQEAGKTQQDTLFTKSLDRGNPCLALFSSDNQWYRAQVLQRTESSLLVLFIDYGNESDVDIKNVRPLPQTLLDAAPQAFFCSLNGFDESRGSWDDDAYDDFYTRLVDKQLRVTVFNVGNHSGITVPKFAVQIQSDNVLVNEAMQKYWKTAAKECVETDNIQLENSIQDSQTEFNHTHLSVSKGSVNNVTYKKPNISKNQTEEVYASCIPEPHFFWCQYADMEEELRKISQLVQKAAQAQQNDVLPQTLVPGSPCLALFPSDGQWYRAQVLHRVDDAFHVLFIDYGNESNTMNVRPVPQTLLDMAPRALLCSLDGFDVSKGSWDDDVSEDFFNLLVDKPLKLRVLNMKNNLKIHTPQYNVEIECEGVLVNAAMKKYWKTSSEESVSKKSPQTETSLQKSQTESNTTQITFSKENVNAVMYREPEVSRIKAEMVYASCIVEPSYFWCQYANTEELNKVSQLAQEAGLKQHDLEFADSLSPGSPCLALFSSDEQWYRAQVICKEADSFRVRFIDYGNESNADFKNVRPLPQTLLDAAPQAFLCSLDGFEVSRGSWDDNVYDDFHTLLVDKPLRVTVLSMNNQTELAVPQFKVQVDCDGVVVKELMEKYWKGLNTDHSSAEAFRPEQDEEDC, from the exons ATGTGTTCAATTCCCGGACTCCCAACTCCAGGATCAGAAGTGTCTGTTCTCGTCACAAGGGTAAATCCGAACTCCAGTTGGGGTCTCGTGGAATTATGGGTCAACATAGGACATGAGAGGAATCCTATTTATGCACAAATGAGAGAGGAAATCCAGATTCCTAAAAGAAAGTTCAATGGGTGTGAAGGAAAACCGGCAGATCTCTGCCTTGTTTGCATCAGTGACACCTGGCACAGAGCTCGGATTGTATCCAGTCAAAGTGAAACTTACAATGTCTTTCTGATCGACCAGGGACAGCTCCATATCACCACAAATGAAGCATTAGCTTGGGGCCAGAGTGACTGTTTTCTCCTTCCTCCAGAAATGAAATCCTGCATACTTGCAAATGTCCTCTCCCTTGAGGATACCTGGTCTGAAAAAGCCTCAAATATTCTGAAGTCTTTGCACGGGAAGTCTTTGAAGGGACTGGTTCAACATGTGCTAATGCCAGAACGGTTCATTCTCCTTGATATACCAACGGTTTCCAAACATATGTCCATGTTAGGGATAGCAAAGAAGGTACCAGCAGATGAGTTTAAATGCCTCGTTCAGGAGCGCCTGTATTTACAAAAAGGAGTGGCTCCTGAAGTTCACCTGAATGTCAGTCTCCAAGCTGGAAAAAATCCCCAGTACTATTACCCAGAACTGTTAACTGAAACTTTTGAAACTGTTAACGTGACAGAGGTATACAGTCCACACAGCATATTTTGCAAAATCAAAATTTTGACCAAGGCAGTAAAGAACATATCAGAGCAGATCCAGCAGCACTATGAAGCAGGTTTGGATTTTGAAGACGCTCAACCACGGACCTGCGGGGATCCATGTGCTGCAAAAGGCAAAAACAGCAGGTGGAATCGCTCTTTGCTGAAGGAAAACATGAAAAGCAATGGCTCTGTAGAAGTCTTGCATGTGGATGAAGGAAAAACTGAGCTTGTCCCAGTTGATGACATTAAACCACTGCATGAAGAATTCCTGAAAATGCCTGTTTTCACATATCCCTGTTCTATGGATGGTGTTGAAAACAATGGGACAGGATGGACTACTGAGCAGACAGATTACTTGAAATCACTGCTGCTAAACCAGACAGTCATGGCAAAGTTGAACAGCCATGATATACTTCAAGATGTATACAATGTCACCCTTCATGCATTTAATGGTGAATGTATAAACAGTAACTTCACGGCAAAAACAGGAATCCTTTCACCCTTAAAAACTGAAGAAGATTCAAAAGTTCCAGCTGTTTTATCATCTCTTTGTTCCCATGGAGATGAACAAAGTGTGGATCTCAGCAAGGACGACGTAAACATTGACGCTTTACAAGAGGAAACTTTACCAAGAACCAAGGACCTTGATGTCAATGGCAGAGCAGCTGATCTTGACACTTCTGATGTTATCTACATCCAAGAGAGCTCAGAGCATGCAGACCCTGTAGTGCCAAGCAACAGCCGTCATCATGCAGGTTTCCATTATGTGATGCAGAATGCTGATGACCCTGACGATGTGTATACTGTAGGGAGAAGTATCAATGTAAAGGTGTCTTGCATTGAGAGTCTACAAAAGTTCTggtgtcaaacagcagacaaTAGCGACCTCCTTAAACACCTTATGCAAGACCTGCAAAACCACTACGAATCCAACCACCCTGGGCCTCTTGTTGAGTCCATCTGTGTCGCCCGTAATCCAGACAACAACATGTGGTCCAGAGCAAGGATCATTGCAAGTCATCACTCCCCTGTGGTAGATGTGAGGTTTATAGACTACGGACACACTCGGAAAGTTCCACTCCAAGATGTGCGCCCCATTGACCCAGCTTTCTTGCGTCTACATGCACAAGCCTTTCAGTGTTGCTTATTCAATCTGAAAAATCCCTCTAATCCCACAGCCATCAGTGGGACTGATGCTGCTTTAGAAGAGTTTATGAAGTTCATGGATTGGAGTGCTTTGTCAAATACTGGGTTAAAATGCATTGTCAAAGCTGTAACCTCTGATGAAGATGGTGTGCCTCTTAATGTGGTGGATATTGAAGCATCATCTGAGAGTGCATGCAAGCGTCTTGCTGAGATATTTGCACAGGCTGAGACTCCAGTGCCGATTCCACCAGAAATGCAATCAGATGCATACAATTATTCTACACACAATATTGACGTTGGCGCCAAAGAAGCTGTGCATGTTACCTCTTCAAACAGTGTCAATCACTTATACTGTCAACTCAACAGGAACTCTAGTTTGTTGGACAAAGTGATGGAAAATGTGAAACAACTAATTGGCCAGTCAAAGTGCACAGGTCACCCACTCAGACTGAACAGCATTTGCTTTGCTAAGTATACTGATAATCAGTGGTACAGAGGTCAAGTAGTAGAAATGTCTCCAAAACTCAAAGTCAAGTTAGTGGACTACGGTGATACCCTTGCACTAAATGAATCTGACGTGCGTCCCTTTCCCACTGAAGCAGGTATTGCCAGGTCAGCTCCTGTGCAGGCTGTTCCACTTGGACTCTACAATGTCCCTGCAGAGGTGCCACAGGAAGTCAATCAGTGGTTTGCAGATGAGGCTATTGGCTGTAATTTCACCATTTCAGTAGTGGCAAAAGAAGCAAACGGGAAGCTAATTGTTGAACTGTTTGTAGGATCTCTAAATGTTAATAAGAAAGTCAGAGAGATGATTCACATGACACAACAAAAGGTCGCTAAGGGTCTTATTCAGAAGACTAATCAGCAGCTCTATATCAGTTCTACACACACTGATGTGCCAAATGGGGACTGTCTAGTGGAAGAGCTCATGACCCAAACAGTAATACCAAAGATGGCAGAAGGAGATCAAGCCAATAAAAGCAATGCAATGTGTTGTGGAGATCAGCTGCATGAGTGTTCACAATCCGTGACATATGCAACCCAAGATGACCTTGAAATTACTCTGGATTCACATCTGACTTTGGATGTCATTCTTGAAGCCAGTGAATCTGTGTTGACAGAGACTTTCATACAGGATGGCGACAGCGACTCAAAACTGATAAAACATTCCCCACCTTCATGTCCCGAAGGAAACCTGAACATCTGCATGTACCAGAAGCCAAACATTTCTCCAAACAAGACAGAAGATGTTTATGCTTCCTGCATTGTTGGACCAAATCACTTCTGGTGTCAGTACGCCAACACTGAAGACCTGAACCTGGTGTCCAGGCTTGCTCAGGAGGCAGGGAAGACACAGCAGGACACACTGTTCACCAAGAGTTTGGACCGTGGTAATCCATGCCTTGCTCTTTTTTCCAGTGACAACCAGTGGTACCGCGCTCAGGTACTCCAGAGGACTGAGAGTTCACTTCTTGTTCTGTTTATTGACTATGGAAATGAGTCAGACGTTGACATAAAAAATGTGAGACCCTTGCCACAGACTCTGCTGGATGCAGCTCCTCAGGCCTTTTTCTGCTCTTTGAATGGATTTGACGAGTCCAGGGGCTCCTGGGATGACGATGCTTATGATGACTTCTACACACGATTGGTCGATAAACAACTCAGAGTGACAGTGTTTAATGTGGGCAACCATTCAGGGATAACAGTGCCCAAATTTGCAGTGCAAATACAGTCTGACAATGTGCTTGTTAATGAAGCAATGCAGAAATACTGGAAGACGGCTGCCAAAGAATGTGTCGAGACAGACAACATCCAATTGGAGAACTCGATCCAGGACAGTCAAACTGAGTTCAACCATACACACCTCAGTGTTTCCAAAGGAAGTGTGAATAATGTCACGTACAAGAAGCCAAACATCTccaaaaaccaaacagaggaggtATATGCTTCATGTATTCCTGAACCTCATTTTTTTTGGTGTCAGTACGCCGACATGGAGGAGGAGCTCCGCAAAATATCACAGCTAGTTCAGAAAGCAGCTCAGGCCCAGCAGAACGATGTGTTGCCCCAGACTCTTGTTCCTGGCAGTCCTTGCCTTGCTCTGTTTCCCAGTGATGGACAGTGGTATCGAGCTCAAGTTCTTCACAGAGTCGATGACGCTTTCCATGTTCTCTTTATTGACTATGGAAATGAGTCTAACACAATGAATGTGAGACCAGTCCCTCAGACTCTGCTGGATATGGCTCCACGGGCCTTATTATGTTCTTTAGATGGATTTGATGTGTCAAAGGGCTCTTGGGATGATGATGTTTCTGAAGACTTCTTCAATCTTCTGGTTGACAAACCACTAAAACTGAGAGTGCTCAACATgaagaacaatttgaaaattcATACTCCACAGTATAATGTAGAAATTGAGTGTGAAGGAGTGCTGGTAAATGCAGCCATGAAGAAATACTGGAAAACATCTTCTGAAGAAAGTGTTTCGAAGAAAAGCCCTCAAACTGAAACTTCACTCCAGAAAAGTCAAACTGAGTCCAACACAACACAGATCACTTTTTCCAAAGAAAATGTGAATGCTGTCATGTACAGAGAGCCGGAAGTTTCCAGAATTAAAGCAGAGATGGTGTACGCCTCTTGTATTGTGGAACCCAGTTACTTTTGGTGTCAGTATGCCAACACAGAGGAACTCAACAAAGTATCTCAGCTTGCTCAGGAAGCAGGACTAAAACAACATGACCTAGAGTTTGCTGACTCCCTTAGTCCTGGCAGTCCATGCCTTGCTCTGTTTTCCAGCGATGAACAGTGGTATAGAGCTCAAGTTATTTGCAAAGAAGCCGATTCATTTCGTGTCAGGTTTATTGACTATGGAAATGAGTCCAACGCTGACTTCAAGAATGTGAGACCACTGCCTCAGACTCTGCTGGATGCAGCTCCTCAGGCCTTTTTGTGCTCTCTGGATGGATTTGAAGTGTCCAGGGGCTCCTGGGATGACAATGTTTATGATGACTTCCACACGCTCTTGGTTGACAAACCACTCAGAGTGACAGTGCTCAGCATGAACAACCAAACAGAGCTTGCTGTTCCTCAGTTTAAAGTTCAAGTTGACTGTGATGGAGTGGTTGTGAAGGAACTGATGGAGAAATATTGGAAAGGACTGAACACGGACCATTCCTCAGCAGAAGCATTCAGGCCAG AACAGGATGAAGAGGATTGTTGA